A window from Montipora capricornis isolate CH-2021 chromosome 7, ASM3666992v2, whole genome shotgun sequence encodes these proteins:
- the LOC138056031 gene encoding uncharacterized protein: protein MGLQQHIDFPTHVSGNILNLLITRSSDSRLIRDVQPDTTVTVRPQVPWYSDEIREAKRERRRVERRWRSTGTAADLVSFKRKKNYVTHLLKEAKSAFLAEFIDQNADHQGKLFRAVKDLLVEKNTLCFSDYAEKSALANDLGRYFVQKVIRLRDELDQCAVADDTDTNSDLPTPLFIETFTPLSEEDVCRLIANSKSTSCCLDPIPTPLLKSCIEPPIPVITKIINISLDSGIFPVNWKVAMVIPLLKKLGADSVFKNLRPVFIRCYNLHVANIIARRQR from the exons ATGGGCTTACAGCAACACATTGATTTTCCAACTCATGTGTCTGGcaatattttgaatttattaaTAACTCGATCCTCAGATTCTCGCCTTATACGAGATGTCCAACCTGATACAACTGTCACAGTTAGACCCCAAGTACCTTGGTACTCGGATGAAATCCGTGAAGCCAAGAGGGAGCGTAGGCGTGTTGAAAGAAGATGGAGGTCTACTGGGACTGCCGCGGATCTGGTAtcatttaaaagaaagaaaaattatgtTACGCATTTGCTTAAAGAAGCCAAATCAGCTTTTCTCGCCGAGTTCATCGATCAAAACgctgatcatcaaggaaagctATTTCGAGCTGTGAAAGACCTTTTAGTGGAAAAGAATACACTATGCTTCTCAGACTATGCTGAAAAATCAGCTCTTGCAAATGATTTGGGGAGGTATTTTGTGCAAAAAGTTATTCGACTGCGAGATGAGCTTGATCAGTGTGCTGTCGCGGATGATACTGACACCAATAGCGATTTACCAACTCCATTATTTATAGAGACATTTACGCCACTGTCTGAAGAGGATGTGTGCAGGCTTATTGCAAACTCCAAATCTACATCTTGCTGCCTTGATCCTATTCCCACACCTTTACTAAAGTCTTGTATTGAGCCACCTATCCCGGTGATTACGAAGATAATTAACATCTCGTTGGATTCTGGAATCTTTCCTGTAAACTGGAAAGTGGCTATGGTTATACCTTTGCTGAAGAAATTGGGTGCAGACTCAGTGTTTAAGAACTTGCGTCCC GTCTTTATCCGCTGCTACAATCTGCATGTCGCCAACATCATAGCACGGAGACAGCGTTAG